In Necator americanus strain Aroian chromosome IV, whole genome shotgun sequence, the following proteins share a genomic window:
- a CDS encoding hypothetical protein (NECATOR_CHRIV.G16679.T1) translates to MILCEQQLEAGASRKENKVDPCEDFYQFVCGRWIQNAPKPTNYSVISHLRTMRKDFENYERAFLQSEDNFKDSRAINSAQLFHQKCLSSDNEWSSNGGPIYFVLKNIRRYGYFPLIDGDLWEEKDYNLTSLLAYFNRNKTILVSLVPKITVDYLNSSKAIITFQPVRSVISYIYQSLKKNGNHVKSNFIELLWKVVRQICIDTKSKCDNNKAYQELLHVYEFMSALEKITEPSQDYEKIWIRSPRRSNLSSLDSGMTSINWTTYLNLISSHEISQYIGPDLIVNAPPVHYMRDIDDLLDKTPKHTITNYVMLMYVLSWIELLDTKYRSGVEDFLKRSGVPLIPKEYICYTQTRRIYLDAMMALQAHRNNGKEGKRTVTDMTEELSEAFKDIIQENTWMEKASKTVLLQKLLNMSKYILYDDIHLGDVERLDNSYKDYLLEDSSQNLTFLEIADKFNRLQTEHVLKHLDETVDARNLMASKKNEIRMMSNPSYIRRINEIWIRAGILQFPLFEFTFPKSYSYGSIGSILGHEIMHGFDNDGKEFGEHGKQKWFRQSFGKQFQRKSKCYVHQYTTNVLFYDDRKVTQLNLTNNGEITLTEDIADNEGMKLAIKAYKTYQKKHGSESRFESMEDFENDQMFFLGFAADMCDYLDLLDSRCSWWSSGPKTSQRNLTIGSPVLL, encoded by the exons aTGATTTTATGTGAGCAGCAGTTAGAAGCAGGTGCTTCTCGGAAGGAAAACAAA GTAGATCCATGTGAAGATTTCTATCAGTTTGTTTGTGGACGATGGATTCAAAATGCACCAAAACCAACTAATTATTCTGTAATATCTCACTTGCGCACAATGAGGAAAGATTTCGAAAATTATGAGAGAG catttctgcagTCTGAAGATAATTTCAAGGATTCTCGTGCAATAAATTCAGCACAGTTGTTTCATCAAAAGTGCCTCTCTAGTGATAATGAATGGAGTTCAAATGGTGGtccaatttattttgttttgaaaaacattaGG CGTTACGGGTATTTTCCACTTATTGATGGTGATTTATGGGAGGAGAAAGACTACAATTTGACAAGTCTGCTTGCATATTtcaacagaaataaaacaatattgGTTTCATTGGTGCCCAAAATTACAGTAGACTATCTCAATAGTTCAAAAGCTATAATAACG ttccaaCCAGTACGCAGTGTGATTTCGTACATTTACCaatcattgaaaaagaatggaaatcaTGTAAAATCCAACTTCATTGAACTACTTTGGAAAGTG GTACGGCAAATATGCATAGACACAAAGTCAAAATGTGATAACAACAAGGCATATCAAGAATTACTCCATGTCTACGAATTTATGAGCGCTTTGGAAAAGATAACCGAGCCTAGTCAGGATTACGAAAAAATATGGATTCGAAGCCCCCGTCGCTCTAATCTGAGTAGTTTGGATAGCGGAATGACATCG ATCAATTGGACAACGTACCTAAATCTTATAAGTTCTCATGAGATTAGTCAGTATATTGGGCCTGATCTCATCGTGAACGCGCCACCTGTGCACTACATGCGCGA CATCGATGATCTATTGGATAAAACCCCCAAACATACCATTACCAATTATGTGATGCTGATGTATGTTTTATCATGGATAGAGCTTTTAGACACAAAATATCGCAGTGGTGTTGAG GATTTCCTGAAAAGATCCGGCGTTCCGCTAATCCCAAAGGAGTATATCTGTTATACACAAACACGTCGTATATATCTCGATGCTATGATGGCCCTGCAGGCGCACCGTAACAATGGAAAG GAAGGAAAGAGGACTGTGACAGATATGACTGAAGAATTAAGCGAAGCTTTCAAGGATATAATACAAGAAAATACTTGGATGGAAAAGGCATCAAAAACG GTTCTGCTACAAAAACTTCTAAATATGAGTAAGTACATATTATACGACGACATTCATCTTGGCGATGTGGAAAGATTGGATAATTCCTACAAAGAT TATCTTCTGGAAGACAGTTCACAAAATTTGACATTCCTTGAGATAGCGGACAAGTTCAATCGTTTGCAAACGGAACATGTTCTTAAACATTTGGACGAAACTGTGGATGCCAGGAATCTCATGGcaagcaagaaaaatgaaataagaatgATGTCTAACCCATCCTATATTCGAAGAATAAACGAGATAT GGATACGAGCAGGAATTCTACAATTTCCTCTGTTCGAGTTCACTTTTCCAAA ATCGTACAGTTACGGTAGTATCGGTTCTATACTTGGACACGAGATTATGCATGGATTCGATAACGATG GAAAAGAGTTTGGTGAACATGGGAAACAAAAATGGTTTCGACAAAGCTTTGGAAAACAATTTCAACGGAAGTCAAAATGTTACGTGCACCAGTATACCACTAATGTGCTGTTTTATGACGACAGAAAG GTTACACAGCTCAACCTAACCAATAATGGTGAAATTACACTTACTGAGGACATAGCTGATAATGAAGGGATGAAGCTCGCCATCAAG GCATATAAAACTTACCAGAAAAAGCATGGTTCGGAAAGCAGATTTGAATCAATGGAGGATTTTGAGAATGATCagatgttttttcttggatttgcaGCA GACATGTGTGATTACCTTGATTTgcttgactcccgttgttcttGGTGGTCGAGCGGACCcaa gaCTTCGCagagaaatctgaccatcggatcgCCGGTCTTGCTGTAG
- a CDS encoding hypothetical protein (NECATOR_CHRIV.G16677.T2), whose product MALHNPYWDESVFDFNAELSLKLSLAEADRFKKLLDIDAFRREIKLYSDASAQDSEQLRMQSLLFLGIIGLSAAQYSPFPNPLPFPFPPPGSPQLYRIWNDPNLTKQQFEEEMNKWAQRYGVKQQYDKYNKQVEDEKKELEEGLKAVSRYFRRTRELESNKALTYRQFDEKRRELFDKLTSEQKEAARFLECLFTKLSARFCVPGPMGPRPVGPGPMGPHGPFYPW is encoded by the exons ATGGCGTTGCATAATCCCTATTGGGATGAGTctgtgttcgacttcaatgcAGAGTTGAGTTTGAAGTTAAGTCTTGCAGAGG CAGATCGTTTCAAGAAACTTCTTGATATAGATGCATTTCGCAGAGAAATCAAGCTGTATTCCGATGCCAGCGCGCAGGATTCGGAGCAG CTAAG GATGCAATCACTACTTTTCTTAGGAATTATCGGCCTCAGTGCTGCGCAGTACAGTCCG TTTCCAAATCCATTGCCGTTCCCGTTTCCGCCACCGGGGTCTCCTCAACTGTATAGAATATGGAAC GACCCCAATTTGACCAAACAGCAGTTCGAAGAGGAAATGAACAAATGGGCGCAAAGATATGGAGTAAAG CAACAATACGACAAATACAATAAGCAAGTGGAAGATGAGAAGAAGGAACTTGAAGAAGGACTGAAGGCAGTGTCCAGATACTTCAGAAGGACAAGAGAGCTCGAGAGTAATAAG GCGCTCACCTATAGACAGTTTGATGAGAAGAGACGGGAGCTCTTCGATAAGTTGACATCGGAGCAGAAAGAAGCTGCACGATTCTTGGAATGCCTATTTACTAAATTAAGTGCCAGATTTTGCGTTCCTGGACCAATGGGACCTAGACCAGTTGGACCTGGTCCGATGGGACCACACGGACCATTCTATCCAT GGTGA
- a CDS encoding hypothetical protein (NECATOR_CHRIV.G16678.T1), whose translation MSTYNSVCVARTSCDFRQEKHLRRKLRRQLKRGREKEWPLRAREFEEWEGKNLGENIYSAKAVKRQDEQIFACLEQRQQSRCRGRISAHLKGTF comes from the coding sequence AtgtccacgtacaattctgtatgtgttgcCCGCACTAGTTGTGACTTCAGACAGGAGAAGCATTTGAGAAGAAAGTTGCGTCGACAGCTGAAACGTGGTCGTGAGAAAGAATGGCCGTTAAGAGCGAGGGAGTTCGAAGAGTGGGAGGGCAAGAACCTGGGAGAAAACATCTACTCTGCTAAGGCAGTAAAGCGGCAAGATGAACAGATTTTCGCCTGTCTTGAACAACGTCAACAGAGTCGCTGCCGGGGACGCATCTCTGCCCATCTGAAGGGAACATTTTAA
- a CDS encoding hypothetical protein (NECATOR_CHRIV.G16679.T2): protein MHESKEERANDKQHEEQENWHNELSTATYAKSCAKYSMKGLLSSVTIGIHSVKHLRVNNVLANTPLFAEAFHCAPGAALNPEKRCSIY, encoded by the exons ATGCATGAAAGCAAAGAAGAGAGAGCAAATGataaacaacatgaagagCAAGAAAACTGGCACAATGAACTTTCCACGGCTACTTATGCG aaaTCTTGTGCCAAATATTCTATGAAGGGCCTATTGAGCAGTGTAACAATTGGCATACATTCAGTAAAGCATCTTAG GGTAAACAACGTGTTGGCAAATACGCCACTATTTGCCGAAGCATTCCACTGTGCGCCAGGCGCAGCGTTGAATCCAGAAAAGCGGTGCTCTATCTACTAA
- a CDS encoding hypothetical protein (NECATOR_CHRIV.G16677.T1), which produces MRIFKVLFAFSSTRVITCRMQSLLFLGIIGLSAAQYSPFPNPLPFPFPPPGSPQLYRIWNDPNLTKQQFEEEMNKWAQRYGVKQQYDKYNKQVEDEKKELEEGLKAVSRYFRRTRELESNKALTYRQFDEKRRELFDKLTSEQKEAARFLECLFTKLSARFCVPGPMGPRPVGPGPMGPHGPFYPW; this is translated from the exons ATGCGTATATTCAAGGTCCTGTTTGCGTTCAGTTCAACCAGGGTCATCACTTGCAG GATGCAATCACTACTTTTCTTAGGAATTATCGGCCTCAGTGCTGCGCAGTACAGTCCG TTTCCAAATCCATTGCCGTTCCCGTTTCCGCCACCGGGGTCTCCTCAACTGTATAGAATATGGAAC GACCCCAATTTGACCAAACAGCAGTTCGAAGAGGAAATGAACAAATGGGCGCAAAGATATGGAGTAAAG CAACAATACGACAAATACAATAAGCAAGTGGAAGATGAGAAGAAGGAACTTGAAGAAGGACTGAAGGCAGTGTCCAGATACTTCAGAAGGACAAGAGAGCTCGAGAGTAATAAG GCGCTCACCTATAGACAGTTTGATGAGAAGAGACGGGAGCTCTTCGATAAGTTGACATCGGAGCAGAAAGAAGCTGCACGATTCTTGGAATGCCTATTTACTAAATTAAGTGCCAGATTTTGCGTTCCTGGACCAATGGGACCTAGACCAGTTGGACCTGGTCCGATGGGACCACACGGACCATTCTATCCAT GGTGA